The following are encoded in a window of Telmatobacter sp. DSM 110680 genomic DNA:
- the mltG gene encoding endolytic transglycosylase MltG: protein MARRSSKIKKRKSSGALKALLLLLFLAVLGVAALTAWVIFTPFGPSTETFIDITPGSSTTRIAQQLESAGIIRSQFAFDLWRWVRKGKLKAGEYRFDRPTPLKDVYDRIARGDVYTVAVTVPEGASIFDVAARLEQAGIATRTEFLDQQARLTELVADIDPQAKTLEGYLFPDTYRFQRKTTPAQVAAAMVRQFRIEAAQIGLKQNMHQVVTLASLVERESALDSERPLIAGVFENRLAKHMPLMTDPSVIYGLEVKHEWRGAIHASDLKLDTPYNTYVHAGLPPGPVANPGLPSLRAAMDPAPSNYLYFVAAGANPQGKSLFATTLEEHTHNVSGYRHAIKKAGQR, encoded by the coding sequence ATGGCTCGCAGGAGCAGCAAAATCAAAAAAAGGAAGAGCTCAGGCGCGCTGAAAGCATTGCTGTTGCTGTTGTTTTTGGCCGTTTTGGGGGTGGCAGCGCTGACCGCGTGGGTCATCTTCACTCCATTTGGGCCGTCGACCGAGACTTTCATCGATATCACGCCCGGATCTTCGACGACGCGCATCGCCCAGCAATTGGAATCCGCAGGCATAATTCGTAGCCAGTTCGCCTTCGATCTGTGGCGCTGGGTGCGGAAAGGCAAGTTGAAAGCGGGGGAGTATCGCTTCGACCGTCCGACGCCACTGAAGGACGTCTACGACCGAATCGCCCGGGGCGACGTCTACACCGTAGCCGTGACGGTGCCGGAAGGGGCAAGTATTTTCGACGTTGCGGCTCGGCTGGAACAGGCCGGCATCGCCACACGTACTGAGTTTCTAGACCAGCAGGCGCGGCTGACTGAGTTGGTGGCGGATATCGATCCGCAGGCAAAAACGCTGGAGGGCTATCTGTTTCCCGATACATATCGGTTTCAGCGTAAGACAACACCGGCACAGGTGGCTGCTGCCATGGTTCGCCAATTCCGTATTGAGGCCGCGCAAATTGGTCTCAAACAGAATATGCACCAGGTGGTAACCCTTGCATCGCTGGTCGAGCGGGAATCGGCCTTGGACTCGGAGCGGCCGCTGATCGCCGGCGTGTTTGAAAACCGGCTCGCGAAACATATGCCGCTCATGACCGATCCTTCGGTGATCTATGGTCTTGAAGTTAAGCACGAATGGCGCGGCGCCATCCACGCCAGCGATCTGAAACTCGACACGCCGTACAACACATACGTACATGCTGGTTTGCCACCCGGCCCAGTAGCAAATCCAGGACTGCCTTCGTTGCGTGCCGCGATGGATCCAGCCCCCTCTAATTATCTTTACTTCGTAGCTGCAGGCGCCAATCCACAAGGCAAATCGCTCTTTGCCACGACGCTTGAAGAGCACACCCACAATGTCTCCGGCTATCGGCATGCCATCAAGAAGGCAGGGCAGCGATGA
- the ruvX gene encoding Holliday junction resolvase RuvX, with the protein MAETQPPRYLALDVGSKRIGVAVSDELGLTAQPVLTLERRRNQREDLRSIARLCRRFGVAGIVVGNPLTMTGEVSVQAAKVQVFAAELGELAGLPIHLWDERLTTHEAHQMLYEAGHARQDHRRVVDQVAATLILQSFLAAQADRPAESI; encoded by the coding sequence ATGGCAGAAACTCAGCCGCCGCGCTATCTGGCGCTCGACGTGGGTTCGAAACGCATCGGTGTTGCCGTCTCCGACGAACTGGGACTGACGGCTCAGCCGGTCCTGACCCTCGAACGGCGTCGCAATCAACGCGAAGACTTGCGGTCGATCGCGCGCCTCTGCCGCCGCTTCGGGGTAGCGGGTATTGTGGTTGGCAACCCCCTTACGATGACAGGGGAAGTGAGCGTACAGGCTGCAAAGGTGCAGGTTTTTGCCGCCGAACTTGGGGAACTTGCCGGGTTACCGATTCACCTTTGGGACGAGCGCCTGACTACGCATGAGGCACACCAGATGCTGTACGAAGCAGGTCACGCCCGCCAGGATCACCGCCGCGTGGTCGACCAGGTTGCCGCGACGCTTATCCTGCAATCGTTTCTCGCTGCTCAAGCCGACCGGCCGGCCGAATCAATCTAA
- a CDS encoding zf-HC2 domain-containing protein, producing MMPCDQDREMLAAYLDGEVQAEEGNALERHLSTCSTCTAEVASMLSVRRTMRTARTRFTPSVEFRRKIQSQTAPRKPGFKAFGGLSLAIAALAMLVFVMFWMRQGAVRADAYREVADLHVGDLASANPYDVVSSDRHTVKPWFQGRIPFSFNLPEFAGTEFTLLGGRLVYLHQQPSAQVVVGMGQHKISVLIMQDDGVFGSAFPVSERADARNAFNIETWNSQGLRFFVIGDAEKTGVRHLAQILQNANQ from the coding sequence ATGATGCCTTGCGATCAGGATCGCGAGATGCTTGCAGCATATTTAGATGGAGAGGTGCAAGCAGAGGAGGGAAATGCCCTGGAACGGCATCTCTCCACCTGCAGTACATGCACGGCAGAGGTTGCGAGCATGCTGAGCGTGCGCCGAACCATGAGAACAGCACGCACACGGTTCACCCCGAGTGTGGAATTCAGACGCAAAATCCAGTCCCAGACCGCGCCGCGCAAACCGGGCTTCAAAGCATTTGGAGGCCTTTCCCTCGCGATTGCGGCGCTGGCGATGCTGGTCTTCGTTATGTTCTGGATGCGACAAGGTGCCGTGCGCGCGGATGCTTATCGAGAAGTAGCAGACTTACACGTGGGCGATTTGGCGAGTGCGAATCCGTATGACGTCGTCTCCTCTGACCGGCACACGGTGAAGCCGTGGTTCCAGGGGCGCATCCCCTTTTCATTCAACCTTCCCGAGTTCGCTGGGACTGAATTCACCTTGCTCGGCGGCCGGTTAGTGTATCTGCATCAGCAGCCGTCGGCACAAGTTGTAGTGGGCATGGGGCAGCACAAAATTTCGGTGTTGATTATGCAGGACGATGGCGTGTTTGGCAGCGCGTTCCCAGTTTCAGAGAGGGCCGATGCGCGAAACGCCTTCAACATCGAGACGTGGAACAGCCAGGGACTGCGTTTCTTTGTGATTGGAGATGCGGAAAAAACGGGTGTTCGGCACCTTGCCCAGATATTGCAGAATGCCAATCAGTAG
- a CDS encoding sigma-70 family RNA polymerase sigma factor: protein MDRVFFEQLAMPLFDQLYNHACWLTGGDRTDAEDLVQETYAKALKGFGSFAEGTNLRAWMFRILRNIFLTSKSGLAARNTQYLEDDELRTDLAMAHDLTPELLLLRSQSEHAVFTALESLPVNYRQIILLSEVEEMSYREIAEVLDVPPGTVMSRLSRARASLRAALNANAGQEVR, encoded by the coding sequence ATGGATCGGGTGTTCTTTGAGCAGTTGGCCATGCCACTGTTCGACCAGCTTTACAACCACGCATGCTGGCTCACTGGCGGCGATCGAACTGACGCCGAAGATCTGGTACAGGAGACCTACGCCAAGGCTCTGAAAGGCTTTGGCTCTTTCGCAGAGGGCACTAACCTGCGTGCCTGGATGTTTCGCATTCTCCGCAACATCTTCCTAACTTCAAAGAGTGGTCTCGCTGCCCGGAATACGCAATATCTTGAAGACGACGAATTAAGAACCGACCTGGCGATGGCGCACGACTTGACCCCTGAGCTACTGTTGCTGCGCAGCCAAAGCGAGCATGCCGTCTTTACCGCACTGGAGTCCCTTCCGGTGAACTACCGGCAGATTATTCTGCTCAGCGAGGTGGAGGAGATGTCGTACCGCGAGATTGCCGAGGTGCTTGATGTCCCGCCGGGAACAGTGATGTCGCGGCTTTCGCGGGCCCGTGCAAGCTTGCGAGCGGCGCTCAACGCAAACGCTGGCCAGGAGGTGCGATGA
- a CDS encoding c-type cytochrome, which produces MKKGTDSRILILVAIIWTAAAISSFPHVSSAEGAIRIDRAINGNPQTGKQLFEKRCTGCHSLDKNKEGPRLRDVYGRRSGSIADFSYSDELKAAHILWDEGSLDQWLTNPEAVVPNNDMAFHVPNPQERADIIQFLRQSSGK; this is translated from the coding sequence ATGAAGAAGGGAACTGACAGCAGAATTCTGATCTTGGTCGCAATAATCTGGACGGCCGCGGCAATCTCTTCCTTCCCGCATGTAAGCAGCGCGGAAGGTGCAATCAGAATTGACCGAGCGATCAACGGAAATCCGCAAACAGGAAAACAGCTCTTCGAAAAGAGGTGCACAGGCTGTCATTCTCTCGACAAGAACAAGGAGGGACCGCGGCTGCGAGATGTGTACGGTCGAAGATCCGGCAGCATCGCGGACTTCAGTTATTCCGATGAACTGAAAGCCGCGCACATACTCTGGGACGAAGGTTCACTCGATCAGTGGCTTACCAATCCAGAAGCAGTCGTTCCGAACAATGACATGGCGTTTCACGTGCCCAATCCCCAGGAGAGAGCGGATATTATTCAGTTTCTCCGGCAATCCTCGGGCAAATAG
- a CDS encoding heme-binding domain-containing protein: MRPAIACAVFLIAAGGSLSFVHPWGNLRDDNTGPAILSGSEVPGDVRGILERNCADCHSNQTHWPVYSRIAPVSWLVERDVVRGRTALNFSAWAGMGAEDRIAALARIAAEARGGEMPPKPYALIHSAALTENENRQVTAWTRAERKRIRIEAAGHKEKNEEGN; the protein is encoded by the coding sequence ATGAGGCCGGCGATAGCTTGTGCGGTGTTTCTAATCGCTGCCGGTGGAAGCCTTTCGTTCGTGCATCCCTGGGGCAACCTGCGCGATGACAACACTGGCCCGGCGATCTTGAGCGGCAGCGAAGTCCCCGGCGATGTCCGCGGCATTCTCGAGCGAAACTGCGCAGATTGCCATTCGAACCAGACGCATTGGCCCGTGTATAGCCGGATAGCTCCTGTCTCGTGGCTGGTGGAACGCGATGTCGTGAGAGGACGTACTGCGCTGAACTTTTCGGCCTGGGCAGGCATGGGCGCAGAAGACCGAATTGCAGCACTAGCGCGCATTGCTGCCGAAGCAAGAGGCGGAGAGATGCCGCCAAAACCCTACGCGCTGATCCACTCGGCGGCCCTTACCGAAAACGAAAATCGGCAAGTGACAGCATGGACGCGCGCCGAGAGAAAGCGCATCCGGATTGAAGCGGCTGGACACAAGGAGAAAAATGAAGAAGGGAACTGA
- a CDS encoding metallophosphoesterase, which yields MNEFEREQIRNKTTKVNSVSEEVGSDGIDRRGFLKCMAWAGTGLVWTFAAGVPTSRAFGEPIKPSAQSDFTFVQISDSHIGFNKPANTDVTATLQAALKKIDQAPGSPDFLIHTGDLTHSSKPAEFDTLDQLLSPRRQVFYVPGEHDTSVDDGKMYLERYGKGTKGNGWYSFDHKGVHFIGLVNVVQLEGMGKLGPTQLDWLKKDLQSLRSSMPIVIFAHIPLWAVYPEWGWGTSDSEQAFAMLKRFGSVTVLNGHIHQVMQKVEGNVMFHTAMSTAFPQPAPGAAPSPGPMKVSADRLQSVLGITNVNFIAQRRELAIVDATLSGMTGQYRESGF from the coding sequence ATGAATGAATTTGAACGGGAGCAGATTCGCAACAAGACCACCAAGGTTAATTCCGTCAGTGAAGAGGTCGGGAGCGATGGCATTGACCGGCGTGGATTCCTGAAGTGCATGGCCTGGGCAGGCACCGGACTCGTCTGGACGTTCGCAGCCGGCGTGCCAACCTCGCGCGCGTTCGGCGAGCCAATCAAGCCGTCCGCGCAGTCTGATTTCACCTTTGTGCAGATCAGCGACAGCCACATCGGCTTCAACAAGCCCGCGAACACCGACGTCACGGCAACGCTGCAGGCCGCATTGAAGAAAATCGATCAGGCTCCCGGAAGTCCTGATTTCCTGATCCACACCGGAGACCTGACGCACTCCTCCAAGCCAGCGGAGTTCGACACTCTTGATCAGTTGCTTTCGCCGCGCCGGCAAGTTTTCTACGTGCCCGGCGAACACGACACGTCGGTCGACGACGGAAAGATGTATCTCGAGCGCTACGGCAAAGGCACCAAGGGGAATGGCTGGTACAGCTTCGACCACAAGGGCGTGCACTTCATCGGCCTCGTCAACGTCGTGCAACTCGAAGGCATGGGCAAGCTTGGCCCCACTCAACTCGACTGGCTGAAGAAGGATTTGCAGAGCTTGAGAAGCAGCATGCCAATTGTGATCTTTGCGCACATCCCGCTGTGGGCTGTTTATCCAGAGTGGGGCTGGGGCACGTCGGACAGCGAACAGGCGTTCGCGATGTTGAAGCGCTTCGGCTCAGTCACAGTGCTGAACGGCCACATCCACCAGGTGATGCAAAAAGTGGAAGGCAACGTGATGTTCCACACCGCAATGTCCACTGCATTTCCACAGCCGGCGCCGGGCGCAGCGCCATCGCCCGGTCCCATGAAAGTGTCGGCCGATCGATTGCAGAGCGTCCTTGGCATCACGAATGTGAACTTCATTGCCCAGCGGCGCGAACTGGCCATCGTAGACGCAACATTGTCAGGAATGACGGGCCAGTATCGTGAGTCGGGCTTTTAA
- the greA gene encoding transcription elongation factor GreA: MPDHIKKQLLKEIATLEHELSHELPAEIKKAVAMGDLSENAEYHMAKQRQEFVNARLGQLKRRMAELSLVNLANIPRDKAGFGSTVVVYDSTKEEEIVYRLVTSEESDVAKGLISTTSPIGRGIVGKKVGDVATIVTPNGKRELEILKLTTVHDEAGEDEEEPDTGTEK, from the coding sequence ATGCCCGATCACATTAAAAAGCAGCTGCTCAAAGAGATCGCGACCCTTGAGCATGAGCTATCCCACGAGTTGCCGGCTGAGATCAAGAAGGCCGTGGCCATGGGAGACCTGTCAGAGAACGCCGAGTATCACATGGCGAAGCAGCGGCAGGAGTTTGTGAATGCGCGGCTGGGACAGCTCAAGCGGCGCATGGCCGAGCTTTCGCTTGTGAATCTGGCGAACATTCCACGCGATAAGGCAGGCTTCGGTTCGACGGTGGTGGTTTACGACTCCACTAAAGAAGAAGAGATTGTGTACCGGCTGGTCACCAGCGAAGAGTCGGACGTGGCCAAGGGATTGATCTCGACGACTTCGCCGATTGGCCGTGGCATTGTCGGCAAGAAGGTTGGCGATGTGGCCACGATCGTTACACCGAACGGCAAACGCGAGCTGGAGATTCTGAAGTTGACCACCGTCCACGATGAAGCGGGCGAAGACGAAGAAGAGCCCGATACCGGCACAGAGAAGTAG
- a CDS encoding CDP-alcohol phosphatidyltransferase family protein, with protein MTWTSAFGRACGWLLDRIVHGLALTRISPNALTFIGLVINIVAAFFFGHANATNAGIMFFYAGLVIFGAGIFDMLDGRVARRNNQVTVFGSFFDSVIDRYSDVVLFFGLLVYYGRINRFRYVVLVAFVMITSLMVSYTRARAEALIGSCKVGFMERPERIVLILLGALFEHWGVMAPVLWVLAVLSTITVIHRIQYTYQNTKNLAPLSQ; from the coding sequence ATGACTTGGACGAGTGCTTTTGGCCGCGCCTGCGGTTGGCTTCTTGATCGAATCGTGCACGGGCTTGCACTGACCCGTATCTCCCCCAACGCACTTACCTTCATTGGTCTGGTGATCAATATTGTCGCGGCTTTTTTCTTCGGCCACGCAAATGCAACCAATGCGGGAATTATGTTCTTCTATGCGGGATTGGTTATTTTCGGCGCGGGCATCTTCGACATGCTCGATGGGCGTGTCGCGCGCAGAAACAACCAGGTCACGGTCTTCGGATCATTCTTTGATTCCGTGATCGACCGCTACTCCGATGTGGTGCTCTTCTTTGGACTGCTGGTCTATTACGGCCGCATCAATCGCTTCCGCTATGTAGTGCTGGTTGCTTTCGTGATGATCACGTCACTGATGGTCAGCTACACACGGGCGCGGGCCGAGGCTTTGATTGGCTCATGCAAGGTGGGATTCATGGAGCGCCCCGAGCGCATCGTGCTTATTCTGCTGGGCGCGCTGTTTGAGCACTGGGGAGTAATGGCGCCTGTGCTTTGGGTGCTCGCGGTGCTCTCGACGATCACGGTGATTCACCGCATCCAGTACACCTACCAGAACACCAAGAATCTTGCGCCGCTCAGCCAGTAG
- a CDS encoding VWA domain-containing protein, whose product MRKLAILILLAGMTLPAFASKRVTVAQLEQALNAARGRPDAEVAQQISDLELTERLSTEKLSQLRAGLPGDKAYQNLLILVDESAFLDPPASEIPVMAAPNFAEQRRIMGLAVSYIGRTIPQLPNFFATRETKHFEDTPLLQRSTDSIAYQPLHFVRSSSETVLYRDGRETVDAGPVKKAAATAEPGLTTWGIFGPVLGVVLVDAAKSKLVWSHWEKKSGGLEAVFSYEVPREKSHYEVNYCCTPESQAEWNKLIPFRQLSGYHGEITINPEDGTILRLSVEANLTSTDPITRADLVVEYGSVNIGGKSYFCPARSLSMSIAQEVRYSNDVEHQALQFVTRPLKTMLNEVVFEQYHMFRADVRVVPENEADANPSFNATQGTDSPASAIASQPSPTEPVPDKASSATSPISPAPPEVPSAAPVTTPVVPIPAKEDTASVPAPILRTTTRAVVVDVVVTKSNGEPVLGLTKQDFLVMEDGKPQDINFFEKRTNGSQAPSTPPAMPPMPAGAHTNVPPAPESDAVNVLLLDTLNTEPPDQAYVHREVMDFLTHMQPGTRVAIFILGSQLRYIQGFTTDTSALIAALNDKRNGLQVQKNHAARSRSNEADDAGVVAELQVMQASPFAIAALQAAQADSRAFDYAARASMTFKALDYLGHYLAGIPGRKNLIWFASSFPVTIFPTVGQQQTTRQNAAVPGYVEKAKTTADIFTVSRIAVYPIDAEGMMTEHVAVADVSGIGAGGIAGHAGSQNGATSPYMAGAAERADTINAMEQLASSTGGKAFFNTNDLNAAMRHAIDDGANYYTLGYSPTEKMDGNYRQIEVKLAKGKYKLAYRQGYNAEDTPVSQGNLGIDQLAPLLQSGMPGATGVLYGVLLGPSAIQPGPDAKRAGQNEKLSAPYTRFDVDLIIRAQDVRLLSDAQGDRSGRILVGLRAYDLNGNAVNWVGDAENLMIRPDQYSAIQRDGLPAHLEIDLPSNTDLHLVTTIFDTNSGNAGTLEIPVSAATQPTKTPSTSKTN is encoded by the coding sequence AGGCTTATCAGAATCTGCTGATCCTGGTCGACGAATCCGCCTTTCTTGATCCGCCCGCCTCTGAAATTCCTGTCATGGCAGCACCAAATTTTGCCGAGCAACGCAGAATCATGGGTCTCGCCGTTAGCTATATCGGCAGGACCATTCCCCAGTTACCCAATTTCTTTGCGACGCGTGAGACCAAACACTTCGAAGATACTCCGCTGCTGCAAAGATCAACCGATAGCATTGCCTACCAGCCTCTACACTTCGTGCGGTCCTCAAGCGAGACAGTCCTCTACCGTGATGGCCGGGAGACTGTGGATGCGGGACCGGTCAAAAAGGCAGCGGCGACAGCGGAGCCCGGTCTTACTACGTGGGGTATATTCGGTCCCGTCCTCGGAGTCGTTCTGGTTGACGCTGCGAAGAGCAAGCTGGTCTGGAGTCACTGGGAAAAGAAATCCGGTGGGCTTGAGGCAGTCTTCAGTTATGAGGTTCCGCGAGAGAAGTCTCACTACGAGGTGAACTACTGCTGCACGCCGGAAAGTCAGGCGGAGTGGAACAAACTGATTCCGTTCCGACAACTTTCCGGCTATCACGGAGAAATCACGATCAACCCGGAAGACGGAACCATCCTTCGTCTCAGTGTTGAGGCGAATCTTACCTCTACCGATCCCATCACGCGTGCCGATCTCGTTGTTGAGTACGGATCGGTGAACATCGGCGGGAAGAGCTACTTTTGCCCGGCAAGAAGCCTGTCGATGTCGATTGCCCAGGAAGTTCGGTATTCCAACGACGTGGAACATCAGGCCTTGCAATTTGTGACGCGTCCGTTGAAGACCATGCTCAATGAAGTAGTGTTCGAGCAATATCACATGTTTAGGGCAGACGTGCGGGTGGTTCCTGAAAACGAGGCTGACGCGAACCCGAGTTTCAATGCTACTCAAGGCACAGATTCCCCGGCTTCAGCAATCGCTTCTCAGCCAAGTCCAACTGAACCGGTTCCCGATAAAGCCAGCTCTGCAACATCGCCGATTTCACCGGCTCCTCCCGAGGTCCCATCTGCGGCGCCTGTAACAACGCCAGTCGTGCCGATCCCGGCAAAAGAGGATACTGCCTCAGTCCCGGCACCGATCTTAAGGACGACAACGCGCGCGGTGGTCGTTGATGTGGTGGTAACGAAGAGCAACGGCGAACCGGTTCTCGGTCTTACCAAACAAGACTTCTTGGTGATGGAAGACGGCAAGCCGCAAGACATCAACTTTTTTGAGAAGCGTACGAACGGCAGCCAGGCTCCCAGCACGCCGCCAGCAATGCCGCCCATGCCTGCGGGAGCGCACACCAATGTTCCACCGGCTCCGGAAAGTGATGCGGTCAATGTTCTGCTGCTCGATACCTTGAACACCGAGCCTCCGGATCAGGCATATGTCCATCGGGAGGTCATGGACTTCCTCACCCACATGCAGCCGGGGACCCGTGTTGCGATTTTTATCCTCGGATCGCAGCTGCGGTATATCCAGGGATTTACGACGGATACTTCGGCATTGATCGCGGCGCTTAACGACAAACGAAACGGACTGCAGGTGCAAAAGAATCACGCCGCTCGCAGTCGTAGCAACGAAGCCGACGATGCAGGTGTGGTTGCAGAGTTACAAGTGATGCAGGCTTCCCCATTCGCCATCGCGGCACTTCAAGCTGCGCAAGCGGATTCTCGCGCCTTTGACTATGCTGCGCGTGCCTCTATGACCTTCAAGGCCCTGGACTATCTTGGCCATTACCTTGCAGGCATTCCCGGCCGCAAGAATCTCATCTGGTTTGCAAGCTCGTTTCCGGTCACCATCTTTCCCACCGTTGGTCAGCAACAGACGACAAGGCAGAATGCTGCAGTCCCCGGATATGTCGAGAAGGCCAAGACGACCGCCGACATTTTCACTGTCTCGAGGATCGCCGTGTATCCAATCGACGCAGAGGGAATGATGACGGAGCACGTGGCAGTAGCCGATGTTTCCGGTATTGGTGCTGGAGGAATCGCAGGACACGCGGGTAGCCAGAACGGAGCCACGTCCCCCTATATGGCAGGCGCGGCGGAGCGCGCAGACACGATCAACGCGATGGAGCAGCTAGCGTCCTCCACCGGTGGGAAGGCCTTCTTCAACACCAACGACCTCAATGCAGCCATGCGACACGCCATCGACGACGGCGCCAACTACTACACGCTCGGTTATTCGCCCACCGAAAAGATGGACGGAAACTATCGCCAGATTGAAGTCAAGCTTGCGAAAGGAAAGTACAAGCTGGCCTACCGGCAGGGTTACAACGCCGAGGACACTCCGGTCTCTCAAGGAAATCTCGGTATAGATCAGCTTGCTCCTCTCCTGCAATCCGGAATGCCCGGCGCCACCGGAGTCCTCTACGGAGTTCTCCTTGGACCTTCCGCAATCCAACCGGGGCCTGATGCGAAACGCGCGGGTCAAAATGAGAAGCTTAGTGCTCCCTACACGCGTTTCGATGTGGACTTGATTATTCGCGCGCAGGATGTCCGCTTGCTGTCCGACGCGCAAGGTGATCGGAGCGGCAGAATTCTGGTTGGCCTTAGGGCCTACGATCTCAATGGAAATGCCGTCAACTGGGTGGGCGATGCGGAGAATCTAATGATACGGCCTGATCAATACAGCGCTATTCAGCGCGATGGGCTTCCAGCGCATCTGGAGATTGACCTGCCTTCCAATACGGATCTTCACCTTGTAACCACGATCTTCGACACGAATTCAGGAAATGCTGGGACCTTGGAAATTCCTGTGAGCGCGGCAACTCAACCCACTAAGACGCCCTCCACAAGCAAAACCAACTAG